The following coding sequences are from one Candidatus Nitrosopumilus sp. SW window:
- the pth2 gene encoding peptidyl-tRNA hydrolase Pth2, whose protein sequence is MGDIKQVIVVRTDLEMGKGKIAAQVGHACVLGAEHVRKSHPEWYEQWWGGQEKVVVKVSGIKDLQEIKKHAIDLNLPWSEVTDAGHTQIAPGTTTCISIGPAPENLIDKVTGDLKLL, encoded by the coding sequence ATGGGGGATATCAAACAGGTTATTGTTGTTAGAACTGACCTTGAAATGGGAAAAGGAAAAATCGCTGCACAAGTAGGACATGCTTGTGTTCTTGGTGCAGAACATGTGAGAAAATCTCACCCAGAGTGGTATGAACAATGGTGGGGAGGACAAGAAAAGGTAGTAGTCAAAGTTTCTGGTATCAAGGATTTACAAGAAATAAAAAAACATGCAATTGATTTGAATTTACCTTGGTCTGAAGTTACTGATGCAGGCCATACTCAGATTGCCCCTGGAACCACAACATGCATTTCAATTGGTCCAGCTCCTGAAAATCTTATTGATAAAGTGACTGGAGATTTGAAGTTACTCTAG